One stretch of Rattus norvegicus strain BN/NHsdMcwi chromosome 12, GRCr8, whole genome shotgun sequence DNA includes these proteins:
- the Sun1 gene encoding SUN domain-containing protein 1 isoform X21 produces MWRVFVPRPGRCGRGLRRRREAAWSEPVNMDFSRLHTYTPPQCVPENTGYTYALSSSYSSDALDFETEHRLEPVFDSPRMSRRSLRLITTTAAYSSGDGQTVDTHISTSRATPAKGRETRTVKQRSASKPAFSINHLSGKGLSSSTSHDSSCSLRSATVLRHPVLDESLIREQTKVDHFWGLDDDGDLKGGNKAATQGNGELAAEVASSNGYTCRDCRMLSARTDALTAHSAVHGPTSRVYSRDRTLRPRDLLVRALRRTRAAGWSVAEAMWSVLWLAVTAPGKAASGTFWWLGSGWYQFVTLISWLNVFLLTRCLRNICKVFVLLLPLLLLLGAGFSLWGQGNFFSLLPMLNWTAMQPAQRVDNPKDMHRPGPLSPSPPLKVDPMASQWPQESDMGQKIASLSAQCHNHDERLAELTVLLQKLQIRVDQVDDGREGLSLWVKDMVGQHLQEIGSIEPPDAKTDFLTLHHDHEVRLSSLEDVLRKLTEKSEAIQKELEETKLRAGSRDEEQPLLDRVQHLELELNLLKSQLSDWQHLRSSCEQADARIQETVQLMFSEDQPGGSLEWLLQKLSSRFVSKDELQVLLHDLELKLLQNITHHITVTGQAPTSEAIVSAMSQAGISGITEAQAHIIVNNALRLYSQDKTGMVDFALESGGGSILSTRCSETYETKTALLSLFGVPLWYFSQSPRVVIQPDIYPGNCWAFKGSQGYLVVRLSMKIYPTTFTMEHIPKTLSPTGNISSAPRDFAVYGLETEYQEEGQPLGRFTYDQEGDSLQMFHTLERPDQGFQIVELRVLSNWGHPEYTCLYRFRVHGEPIQ; encoded by the exons TTCTAGTTATTCTTCGGATGCTCTGGATTTTGAGACTGAACACAGATTGGAACCTGTCTTTGACTCTCCAAGGATGTCCCGCCGTAGCTTGCGCCTGATCACAACAACAGCTGCATACAGCAGTGGGGACGGCCAGACTGTTGACACTCACATCAGCACCAGCAGGGCCACCCCGGCCAAGGGGAGAGAAACCAG GACAGTCAAACAGAGAAGTGCAAGCAAGCCAGCTTTTAGTATCAACCACCTGTCAGGGAAGGGCTTGTCCTCAAGCACAAGCCATGACAGCTCTTGCAGCCTGCGGAGTGCCACGGTGCTGCGGCATCCTGTGCTAGACGAGTCTCTGATTCGTGAGCAGACCAAAGTGGACCACTTCTGGG gtcTCGATGATGATGGCGACCTTAAAG GTGGAAATAAAGCTGCCACTCAGGGAAATGGTGAACTGGCAGCAGAGGTGGCGAGCAGCAACGGATACACCTGCCGCGACTGCAGGATGCTCTCGGCTCGGACAGACGCTCTCACAGCCCACTCTGCCGTCCACGGGCCCACCTCAAGGGTTTACTCCAGAGATAGGACTCTCAGACCCC GTGACCTCTTGGTTCGAGCACTGCGCAGGACCAGAGCTGCTGGGTGGTCTGTGGCAGAGGCCATGTGGTCGGTGCTCTGGCTGGCTGTCACTGCTCCAG GGAAGGCAGCCTCTGGAACCTTCTGGTGGCTAGGGAGTGGCTGGTACCAATTTGTTACTTTGATTTCCTGGCTGAATGTGTTTCTTCTTACCAG gtgCCTTCGAAATATTTGCAAGGTTTTTGTCTTGCTGCTCCCACTCCTACTTTTATTAG GTGCTGGTTTCTCCTTGTGGGGCCAGGGCAACTTCTTCTCACTCCTACCAATGTTGAATTGGACGGCCATGCAGCCAGCGCAGAGGGTGGACAATCCCAAGGACATGCACAGACCCGGCCCTCTTTCCCCGAGTCCACCTCTCAAG GTTGATCCCATGGCTTCCCAGTGGCCTCAGGAGAGTGATATGGGGCAGAAGATAGCCTCTTTGAGTGCACAGTGCCACAACCATGATGAGAGACTCGCAGAGCTGACAGTCCTGCTTCAGAAACTCCAGATACGGGTAGACCAAGTGGATGACGGCAGGGAAGGGCTGTCACTGTGGGTCAAGGATATGGTTGGACAGCACCTGCAGGAGATTGGCTCCATAGAACCACCTGATGCTAAG ACTGACTTCCTGACTTTACACCATGACCATGAAGTGCGTCTCTCCAGTTTGGAAGATGTTCTTAGAAAACTGACTGAAAAATCTGAG GCTATCCAGAAGGAGCTGGAGGAAACCAAGCTGAGAGCAGGCAG CAGGGATGAAGAGCAGCCCCTCCTTGACCGTGTGCAGCACCTAGAACTGGAGCTGAACCTGCTGAAGTCACAGCTGTCGGACTGGCAGCATCTGAGGAGCAGCTGTGAGCAG GCTGATGCCCGCATCCAGGAGACTGTGCAGCTCATGTTCTCTGAGGACCAGCCGGGCGGCTCCCTCGAGTGGCTGTTACAGAAGCTTTCTTCTCGGTTCGTGAGCAAGGATGAGCTGCAGGTGCTTTTGCATGACCTTGAGCTGAAACTACTGCAGAATATCACACACCACATCACCGTCACAGGCCAGGCTCCGACATCCGAGGCCATTGTGTCTGCCATGAGTCAGGCAGGGATTTCAGGAATCACAGAAGCG CAAGCACATATCATTGTGAACAATGCTCTGAGGCTGTACTCCCAAGACAAGACTGGGATGGTGGACTTTGCTCTGGAGTCTGGAG GTGGCAGCATCCTAAGCACTCGGTGCTCTGAGACCTATGAGACCAAGACGGCACTGCTGAGCCTGTTCGGGGTCCCACTGTGGTACTTCTCACAGTCACCTCGAGTGGTAATCCAG CCCGACATCTACCCGGGGAATTGCTGGGCATTTAAGGGTTCCCAGGGGTACCTGGTAGTTCGCTTGTCCATGAAGATCTACCCAACCACGTTCACCATGGAGCACATTCCAAAGACGCTGTCACCGACTGGTAACATCTCCAGTGCCCCCAGAGACTTTGCAGTCTAT GGACTGGAAACCGAGTATCAGGAAGAGGGGCAGCCTCTGGGACGGTTCACCTATGACCAGGAAGGGGACTCACTCCAGATGTTCCACACACTG gaaagacctgaccAAGGGTTCCAGATAGTAGAGCTCCGGGTTCTGTCCAACTGGGGCCACCCTGAGTACACTTGCCTCTACCGGTTCCGAGTCCACGGAGAGCCCATCCAGTAG
- the Sun1 gene encoding SUN domain-containing protein 1 isoform X4, producing MWRVFVPRPGRCGRGLRRRREAAWSEPVNMDFSRLHTYTPPQCVPENTGYTYALRMSRRSLRLITTTAAYSSGDGQTVDTHISTSRATPAKGRETRTVKQRSASKPAFSINHLSGKGLSSSTSHDSSCSLRSATVLRHPVLDESLIREQTKVDHFWGLDDDGDLKGGNKAATQGNGELAAEVASSNGYTCRDCRMLSARTDALTAHSAVHGPTSRVYSRDRTLRPRGASFYLDRTLWLAKYTSSSFASFIVQLFQVVLMKLNFESETYKLKGYESRAYESQSYETKSHESEAHLGHCGRMTAGELSRVDGESLCDDCKGKKHLETHTTTHSQLSQPHRAAGAMGRLCTYTGDLLVRALRRTRAAGWSVAEAMWSVLWLAVTAPGKAASGTFWWLGSGWYQFVTLISWLNVFLLTRCLRNICKVFVLLLPLLLLLGAGFSLWGQGNFFSLLPMLNWTAMQPAQRVDNPKDMHRPGPLSPSPPLKVDPMASQWPQESDMGQKIASLSAQCHNHDERLAELTVLLQKLQIRVDQVDDGREGLSLWVKDMVGQHLQEIGSIEPPDAKTDFLTLHHDHEVRLSSLEDVLRKLTEKSEAIQKELEETKLRAGRDEEQPLLDRVQHLELELNLLKSQLSDWQHLRSSCEQADARIQETVQLMFSEDQPGGSLEWLLQKLSSRFVSKDELQVLLHDLELKLLQNITHHITVTGQAPTSEAIVSAMSQAGISGITEAQAHIIVNNALRLYSQDKTGMVDFALESGGGSILSTRCSETYETKTALLSLFGVPLWYFSQSPRVVIQPDIYPGNCWAFKGSQGYLVVRLSMKIYPTTFTMEHIPKTLSPTGNISSAPRDFAVYGLETEYQEEGQPLGRFTYDQEGDSLQMFHTLERPDQGFQIVELRVLSNWGHPEYTCLYRFRVHGEPIQ from the exons GATGTCCCGCCGTAGCTTGCGCCTGATCACAACAACAGCTGCATACAGCAGTGGGGACGGCCAGACTGTTGACACTCACATCAGCACCAGCAGGGCCACCCCGGCCAAGGGGAGAGAAACCAG GACAGTCAAACAGAGAAGTGCAAGCAAGCCAGCTTTTAGTATCAACCACCTGTCAGGGAAGGGCTTGTCCTCAAGCACAAGCCATGACAGCTCTTGCAGCCTGCGGAGTGCCACGGTGCTGCGGCATCCTGTGCTAGACGAGTCTCTGATTCGTGAGCAGACCAAAGTGGACCACTTCTGGG gtcTCGATGATGATGGCGACCTTAAAG GTGGAAATAAAGCTGCCACTCAGGGAAATGGTGAACTGGCAGCAGAGGTGGCGAGCAGCAACGGATACACCTGCCGCGACTGCAGGATGCTCTCGGCTCGGACAGACGCTCTCACAGCCCACTCTGCCGTCCACGGGCCCACCTCAAGGGTTTACTCCAGAGATAGGACTCTCAGACCCC GCGGTGCGTCCTTTTACCTGGATAGGACTCTGTGGCTGGCCAAGtacacctcctcctcctttgcgTCATTCATAGTTCAACTTTTTCAAGTGGTTTTAATGAAGCTCAATTTTGAATCAGAAACTTACAAATTGAAAGGCTATGAATCCAGAGCTTATGAATCACAGAGCTATGAGACAAAGAGCCATGAGTCAGAag CCCATCTCGGTCACTGTGGGAGGATGACTGCCGGAGAACTTTCCAGAGTGGACGGGGAGTCCCTGT GTGATGACTGTAAGGGGAAGAAGCACCTTGAGACACACACAACCACCCACTCGCAACTGTCCCAGCCACACAGGGCGGCAGGGGCCATGGGGCGCCTCTGCACCTACACAG GTGACCTCTTGGTTCGAGCACTGCGCAGGACCAGAGCTGCTGGGTGGTCTGTGGCAGAGGCCATGTGGTCGGTGCTCTGGCTGGCTGTCACTGCTCCAG GGAAGGCAGCCTCTGGAACCTTCTGGTGGCTAGGGAGTGGCTGGTACCAATTTGTTACTTTGATTTCCTGGCTGAATGTGTTTCTTCTTACCAG gtgCCTTCGAAATATTTGCAAGGTTTTTGTCTTGCTGCTCCCACTCCTACTTTTATTAG GTGCTGGTTTCTCCTTGTGGGGCCAGGGCAACTTCTTCTCACTCCTACCAATGTTGAATTGGACGGCCATGCAGCCAGCGCAGAGGGTGGACAATCCCAAGGACATGCACAGACCCGGCCCTCTTTCCCCGAGTCCACCTCTCAAG GTTGATCCCATGGCTTCCCAGTGGCCTCAGGAGAGTGATATGGGGCAGAAGATAGCCTCTTTGAGTGCACAGTGCCACAACCATGATGAGAGACTCGCAGAGCTGACAGTCCTGCTTCAGAAACTCCAGATACGGGTAGACCAAGTGGATGACGGCAGGGAAGGGCTGTCACTGTGGGTCAAGGATATGGTTGGACAGCACCTGCAGGAGATTGGCTCCATAGAACCACCTGATGCTAAG ACTGACTTCCTGACTTTACACCATGACCATGAAGTGCGTCTCTCCAGTTTGGAAGATGTTCTTAGAAAACTGACTGAAAAATCTGAG GCTATCCAGAAGGAGCTGGAGGAAACCAAGCTGAGAGCAGGCAG GGATGAAGAGCAGCCCCTCCTTGACCGTGTGCAGCACCTAGAACTGGAGCTGAACCTGCTGAAGTCACAGCTGTCGGACTGGCAGCATCTGAGGAGCAGCTGTGAGCAG GCTGATGCCCGCATCCAGGAGACTGTGCAGCTCATGTTCTCTGAGGACCAGCCGGGCGGCTCCCTCGAGTGGCTGTTACAGAAGCTTTCTTCTCGGTTCGTGAGCAAGGATGAGCTGCAGGTGCTTTTGCATGACCTTGAGCTGAAACTACTGCAGAATATCACACACCACATCACCGTCACAGGCCAGGCTCCGACATCCGAGGCCATTGTGTCTGCCATGAGTCAGGCAGGGATTTCAGGAATCACAGAAGCG CAAGCACATATCATTGTGAACAATGCTCTGAGGCTGTACTCCCAAGACAAGACTGGGATGGTGGACTTTGCTCTGGAGTCTGGAG GTGGCAGCATCCTAAGCACTCGGTGCTCTGAGACCTATGAGACCAAGACGGCACTGCTGAGCCTGTTCGGGGTCCCACTGTGGTACTTCTCACAGTCACCTCGAGTGGTAATCCAG CCCGACATCTACCCGGGGAATTGCTGGGCATTTAAGGGTTCCCAGGGGTACCTGGTAGTTCGCTTGTCCATGAAGATCTACCCAACCACGTTCACCATGGAGCACATTCCAAAGACGCTGTCACCGACTGGTAACATCTCCAGTGCCCCCAGAGACTTTGCAGTCTAT GGACTGGAAACCGAGTATCAGGAAGAGGGGCAGCCTCTGGGACGGTTCACCTATGACCAGGAAGGGGACTCACTCCAGATGTTCCACACACTG gaaagacctgaccAAGGGTTCCAGATAGTAGAGCTCCGGGTTCTGTCCAACTGGGGCCACCCTGAGTACACTTGCCTCTACCGGTTCCGAGTCCACGGAGAGCCCATCCAGTAG
- the Sun1 gene encoding SUN domain-containing protein 1 isoform X24: MWRVFVPRPGRCGRGLRRRREAAWSEPVNMDFSRLHTYTPPQCVPENTGYTYALSSSYSSDALDFETEHRLEPVFDSPRMSRRSLRLITTTAAYSSGDGQTVDTHISTSRATPAKGRETRTVKQRSASKPAFSINHLSGKGLSSSTSHDSSCSLRSATVLRHPVLDESLIREQTKVDHFWGLDDDGDLKGGNKAATQGNGELAAEVASSNGYTCRDCRMLSARTDALTAHSAVHGPTSRVYSRDRTLRPRKAASGTFWWLGSGWYQFVTLISWLNVFLLTRCLRNICKVFVLLLPLLLLLGAGFSLWGQGNFFSLLPMLNWTAMQPAQRVDNPKDMHRPGPLSPSPPLKVDPMASQWPQESDMGQKIASLSAQCHNHDERLAELTVLLQKLQIRVDQVDDGREGLSLWVKDMVGQHLQEIGSIEPPDAKTDFLTLHHDHEVRLSSLEDVLRKLTEKSEAIQKELEETKLRAGRDEEQPLLDRVQHLELELNLLKSQLSDWQHLRSSCEQADARIQETVQLMFSEDQPGGSLEWLLQKLSSRFVSKDELQVLLHDLELKLLQNITHHITVTGQAPTSEAIVSAMSQAGISGITEAQAHIIVNNALRLYSQDKTGMVDFALESGGGSILSTRCSETYETKTALLSLFGVPLWYFSQSPRVVIQPDIYPGNCWAFKGSQGYLVVRLSMKIYPTTFTMEHIPKTLSPTGNISSAPRDFAVYGLETEYQEEGQPLGRFTYDQEGDSLQMFHTLERPDQGFQIVELRVLSNWGHPEYTCLYRFRVHGEPIQ; this comes from the exons TTCTAGTTATTCTTCGGATGCTCTGGATTTTGAGACTGAACACAGATTGGAACCTGTCTTTGACTCTCCAAGGATGTCCCGCCGTAGCTTGCGCCTGATCACAACAACAGCTGCATACAGCAGTGGGGACGGCCAGACTGTTGACACTCACATCAGCACCAGCAGGGCCACCCCGGCCAAGGGGAGAGAAACCAG GACAGTCAAACAGAGAAGTGCAAGCAAGCCAGCTTTTAGTATCAACCACCTGTCAGGGAAGGGCTTGTCCTCAAGCACAAGCCATGACAGCTCTTGCAGCCTGCGGAGTGCCACGGTGCTGCGGCATCCTGTGCTAGACGAGTCTCTGATTCGTGAGCAGACCAAAGTGGACCACTTCTGGG gtcTCGATGATGATGGCGACCTTAAAG GTGGAAATAAAGCTGCCACTCAGGGAAATGGTGAACTGGCAGCAGAGGTGGCGAGCAGCAACGGATACACCTGCCGCGACTGCAGGATGCTCTCGGCTCGGACAGACGCTCTCACAGCCCACTCTGCCGTCCACGGGCCCACCTCAAGGGTTTACTCCAGAGATAGGACTCTCAGACCCC GGAAGGCAGCCTCTGGAACCTTCTGGTGGCTAGGGAGTGGCTGGTACCAATTTGTTACTTTGATTTCCTGGCTGAATGTGTTTCTTCTTACCAG gtgCCTTCGAAATATTTGCAAGGTTTTTGTCTTGCTGCTCCCACTCCTACTTTTATTAG GTGCTGGTTTCTCCTTGTGGGGCCAGGGCAACTTCTTCTCACTCCTACCAATGTTGAATTGGACGGCCATGCAGCCAGCGCAGAGGGTGGACAATCCCAAGGACATGCACAGACCCGGCCCTCTTTCCCCGAGTCCACCTCTCAAG GTTGATCCCATGGCTTCCCAGTGGCCTCAGGAGAGTGATATGGGGCAGAAGATAGCCTCTTTGAGTGCACAGTGCCACAACCATGATGAGAGACTCGCAGAGCTGACAGTCCTGCTTCAGAAACTCCAGATACGGGTAGACCAAGTGGATGACGGCAGGGAAGGGCTGTCACTGTGGGTCAAGGATATGGTTGGACAGCACCTGCAGGAGATTGGCTCCATAGAACCACCTGATGCTAAG ACTGACTTCCTGACTTTACACCATGACCATGAAGTGCGTCTCTCCAGTTTGGAAGATGTTCTTAGAAAACTGACTGAAAAATCTGAG GCTATCCAGAAGGAGCTGGAGGAAACCAAGCTGAGAGCAGGCAG GGATGAAGAGCAGCCCCTCCTTGACCGTGTGCAGCACCTAGAACTGGAGCTGAACCTGCTGAAGTCACAGCTGTCGGACTGGCAGCATCTGAGGAGCAGCTGTGAGCAG GCTGATGCCCGCATCCAGGAGACTGTGCAGCTCATGTTCTCTGAGGACCAGCCGGGCGGCTCCCTCGAGTGGCTGTTACAGAAGCTTTCTTCTCGGTTCGTGAGCAAGGATGAGCTGCAGGTGCTTTTGCATGACCTTGAGCTGAAACTACTGCAGAATATCACACACCACATCACCGTCACAGGCCAGGCTCCGACATCCGAGGCCATTGTGTCTGCCATGAGTCAGGCAGGGATTTCAGGAATCACAGAAGCG CAAGCACATATCATTGTGAACAATGCTCTGAGGCTGTACTCCCAAGACAAGACTGGGATGGTGGACTTTGCTCTGGAGTCTGGAG GTGGCAGCATCCTAAGCACTCGGTGCTCTGAGACCTATGAGACCAAGACGGCACTGCTGAGCCTGTTCGGGGTCCCACTGTGGTACTTCTCACAGTCACCTCGAGTGGTAATCCAG CCCGACATCTACCCGGGGAATTGCTGGGCATTTAAGGGTTCCCAGGGGTACCTGGTAGTTCGCTTGTCCATGAAGATCTACCCAACCACGTTCACCATGGAGCACATTCCAAAGACGCTGTCACCGACTGGTAACATCTCCAGTGCCCCCAGAGACTTTGCAGTCTAT GGACTGGAAACCGAGTATCAGGAAGAGGGGCAGCCTCTGGGACGGTTCACCTATGACCAGGAAGGGGACTCACTCCAGATGTTCCACACACTG gaaagacctgaccAAGGGTTCCAGATAGTAGAGCTCCGGGTTCTGTCCAACTGGGGCCACCCTGAGTACACTTGCCTCTACCGGTTCCGAGTCCACGGAGAGCCCATCCAGTAG
- the Sun1 gene encoding SUN domain-containing protein 1 isoform X23: MWRVFVPRPGRCGRGLRRRREAAWSEPVNMDFSRLHTYTPPQCVPENTGYTYALSSSYSSDALDFETEHRLEPVFDSPRMSRRSLRLITTTAAYSSGDGQTVDTHISTSRATPAKGRETRTVKQRSASKPAFSINHLSGKGLSSSTSHDSSCSLRSATVLRHPVLDESLIREQTKVDHFWGLDDDGDLKGGNKAATQGNGELAAEVASSNGYTCRDCRMLSARTDALTAHSAVHGPTSRVYSRDRTLRPRKAASGTFWWLGSGWYQFVTLISWLNVFLLTRCLRNICKVFVLLLPLLLLLGAGFSLWGQGNFFSLLPMLNWTAMQPAQRVDNPKDMHRPGPLSPSPPLKVDPMASQWPQESDMGQKIASLSAQCHNHDERLAELTVLLQKLQIRVDQVDDGREGLSLWVKDMVGQHLQEIGSIEPPDAKTDFLTLHHDHEVRLSSLEDVLRKLTEKSEAIQKELEETKLRAGSRDEEQPLLDRVQHLELELNLLKSQLSDWQHLRSSCEQADARIQETVQLMFSEDQPGGSLEWLLQKLSSRFVSKDELQVLLHDLELKLLQNITHHITVTGQAPTSEAIVSAMSQAGISGITEAQAHIIVNNALRLYSQDKTGMVDFALESGGGSILSTRCSETYETKTALLSLFGVPLWYFSQSPRVVIQPDIYPGNCWAFKGSQGYLVVRLSMKIYPTTFTMEHIPKTLSPTGNISSAPRDFAVYGLETEYQEEGQPLGRFTYDQEGDSLQMFHTLERPDQGFQIVELRVLSNWGHPEYTCLYRFRVHGEPIQ, encoded by the exons TTCTAGTTATTCTTCGGATGCTCTGGATTTTGAGACTGAACACAGATTGGAACCTGTCTTTGACTCTCCAAGGATGTCCCGCCGTAGCTTGCGCCTGATCACAACAACAGCTGCATACAGCAGTGGGGACGGCCAGACTGTTGACACTCACATCAGCACCAGCAGGGCCACCCCGGCCAAGGGGAGAGAAACCAG GACAGTCAAACAGAGAAGTGCAAGCAAGCCAGCTTTTAGTATCAACCACCTGTCAGGGAAGGGCTTGTCCTCAAGCACAAGCCATGACAGCTCTTGCAGCCTGCGGAGTGCCACGGTGCTGCGGCATCCTGTGCTAGACGAGTCTCTGATTCGTGAGCAGACCAAAGTGGACCACTTCTGGG gtcTCGATGATGATGGCGACCTTAAAG GTGGAAATAAAGCTGCCACTCAGGGAAATGGTGAACTGGCAGCAGAGGTGGCGAGCAGCAACGGATACACCTGCCGCGACTGCAGGATGCTCTCGGCTCGGACAGACGCTCTCACAGCCCACTCTGCCGTCCACGGGCCCACCTCAAGGGTTTACTCCAGAGATAGGACTCTCAGACCCC GGAAGGCAGCCTCTGGAACCTTCTGGTGGCTAGGGAGTGGCTGGTACCAATTTGTTACTTTGATTTCCTGGCTGAATGTGTTTCTTCTTACCAG gtgCCTTCGAAATATTTGCAAGGTTTTTGTCTTGCTGCTCCCACTCCTACTTTTATTAG GTGCTGGTTTCTCCTTGTGGGGCCAGGGCAACTTCTTCTCACTCCTACCAATGTTGAATTGGACGGCCATGCAGCCAGCGCAGAGGGTGGACAATCCCAAGGACATGCACAGACCCGGCCCTCTTTCCCCGAGTCCACCTCTCAAG GTTGATCCCATGGCTTCCCAGTGGCCTCAGGAGAGTGATATGGGGCAGAAGATAGCCTCTTTGAGTGCACAGTGCCACAACCATGATGAGAGACTCGCAGAGCTGACAGTCCTGCTTCAGAAACTCCAGATACGGGTAGACCAAGTGGATGACGGCAGGGAAGGGCTGTCACTGTGGGTCAAGGATATGGTTGGACAGCACCTGCAGGAGATTGGCTCCATAGAACCACCTGATGCTAAG ACTGACTTCCTGACTTTACACCATGACCATGAAGTGCGTCTCTCCAGTTTGGAAGATGTTCTTAGAAAACTGACTGAAAAATCTGAG GCTATCCAGAAGGAGCTGGAGGAAACCAAGCTGAGAGCAGGCAG CAGGGATGAAGAGCAGCCCCTCCTTGACCGTGTGCAGCACCTAGAACTGGAGCTGAACCTGCTGAAGTCACAGCTGTCGGACTGGCAGCATCTGAGGAGCAGCTGTGAGCAG GCTGATGCCCGCATCCAGGAGACTGTGCAGCTCATGTTCTCTGAGGACCAGCCGGGCGGCTCCCTCGAGTGGCTGTTACAGAAGCTTTCTTCTCGGTTCGTGAGCAAGGATGAGCTGCAGGTGCTTTTGCATGACCTTGAGCTGAAACTACTGCAGAATATCACACACCACATCACCGTCACAGGCCAGGCTCCGACATCCGAGGCCATTGTGTCTGCCATGAGTCAGGCAGGGATTTCAGGAATCACAGAAGCG CAAGCACATATCATTGTGAACAATGCTCTGAGGCTGTACTCCCAAGACAAGACTGGGATGGTGGACTTTGCTCTGGAGTCTGGAG GTGGCAGCATCCTAAGCACTCGGTGCTCTGAGACCTATGAGACCAAGACGGCACTGCTGAGCCTGTTCGGGGTCCCACTGTGGTACTTCTCACAGTCACCTCGAGTGGTAATCCAG CCCGACATCTACCCGGGGAATTGCTGGGCATTTAAGGGTTCCCAGGGGTACCTGGTAGTTCGCTTGTCCATGAAGATCTACCCAACCACGTTCACCATGGAGCACATTCCAAAGACGCTGTCACCGACTGGTAACATCTCCAGTGCCCCCAGAGACTTTGCAGTCTAT GGACTGGAAACCGAGTATCAGGAAGAGGGGCAGCCTCTGGGACGGTTCACCTATGACCAGGAAGGGGACTCACTCCAGATGTTCCACACACTG gaaagacctgaccAAGGGTTCCAGATAGTAGAGCTCCGGGTTCTGTCCAACTGGGGCCACCCTGAGTACACTTGCCTCTACCGGTTCCGAGTCCACGGAGAGCCCATCCAGTAG